In a single window of the Branchiostoma floridae strain S238N-H82 chromosome 2, Bfl_VNyyK, whole genome shotgun sequence genome:
- the LOC118403920 gene encoding histone deacetylase 1-like isoform X1, with protein sequence MAYTQPAGKRKICYYYDGDIGNYYYGQGHPMKPHRIRMTHNLLLNYGLYRKMEIYRPHKASFEEMTKYHSDDYIKFLRSIRPDNMSEYSKQMQRFNVGEDCPVFDGLYEFCQLSTGGSVAGAVKLNKQQADIAVNWAGGLHHAKKSEASGFCYVNDIVLAILELLKYHQRVLYVDIDIHHGDGVEEAFYTTDRVMTVSFHKYGEYFPGTGDLRDIGAGKGKYYAVNFPLRDGIDDEAYEHIFEPVMSKVMEMYQPSAIVLQCGADSLSGDRLGCFNLSLKGHGKCVEFMKKFNIPILMLGGGGYTIRNVARCWTFETSIALGCDVANELPYNDYFEYYGPDFKLHISPSNMTNQNTPEYLEKIKQRLFENLRMLPHAPGVQMQAIPEDAIDQESEDNEEEDPDKRVSIRAQDKRITCDEEFSDSEDEGEGGRRDHHSHKKRKRLQREEDKKEEDKKTEGGKDETSKSKDIKSEDAATAASPGTQDAKGGTEASRDPEVKMDTSDSLAPSSDSKDSGPVNGSSTVRPALGTSTGSPLVAPLDPPASTQPQEEKMEH encoded by the exons ATGGCGTACACACAACCGGCTGGAAAGCGGAAAATCTGCTACTACTACGATG GTGACATTGGCAACTACTACTATGGCCAGGGTCACCCCATGAAGCCACATCGAATCCGCATGACCCACAACCTGTTACTCAACTATGGACTGTATCGAAAGATGGAAATCTAT CGGCCACACAAGGCTTCGTTTGAAGAGATGACTAAGTACCACAGCGATGACTACATCAAGTTCCTCCGTTCCATCCGGCCAGACAACATGTCTGAGTACAGCAAACAGATGCAGAGAT TCAATGTAGGAGAGGACTGCCCGGTGTTTGATGGGCTATATGAGTTCTGCCAACTGTCAACAGGAGGATCTGTTG CTGGTGCAGTGAAGTTGAACAAGCAGCAGGCTGATATAGCAGTCAACTGGGCTGGCGGTCTTCACCACGCCAAGAAGTCCGAGGCCTCTGGATTCTGCTATGTCAACGACATTGTTCTCGCCATCCTTGAACTGCTCAA GTACCACCAGCGTGTGTTGTATGTGGATATTGACATCCATCACGGGGACGGTGTGGAGGAGGCTTTCTACACGACAGACCGCGTCATGACTGTGTCCTTCCACAAGTACGGGGAGTACTTCCCAGGAACTGGTGACCTCAGG GACATTGGTGCAGGAAAGGGGAAATACTACGCCGTCAACTTTCCGCTACGAGACGGGATTGACGACGAAGCGTATGAACACATATTCGAGCCA GTCATGTCCAAGGTGATGGAGATGTACCAGCCCAGTGCCATAGTACTGCAGTGTGGGGCAGACTCTCTGTCAGGGGACAGGCTGGGCTGCTTCAACCTCTCGCTCAAAG GTCACGGGAAATGCGTGGAGTTCATGAAAAAGTTCAACATTCCTATCCTGATGCTGGGAGGAGGCGGCTACACCATCCGTAACGTGGCGCGCTGCTGGACCTTCGAGACATCCATCGCTCTGGGGTGTGACGTTGCTAATG AGCTGCCCTACAACGACTATTTTGAATATTACGGCCCAGACTTCAAGCTGCACATCAGTCCATCAAACATGACCAACCAGAATACACCAGAGTACCTGGAGAAGATCAA ACAGCGACTGTTCGAGAACTTGAGAATGTTACCTCATGCACCTGGTGTTCAAATGCAAG CTATTCCAGAGGATGCCATAGACCAGGAGAGTGAAGACAATGAAGAAGAGGACCCAGACAAGCGTGTATCAA TTCGTGCCCAGGACAAGCGCATCACCTGCGATGAGGAGTTCTCTGACAGCGAGGATGAGGGTGAAGGCGGAAGACGTGACCACCACAGCCACAAGAAGCGGAAACGGTTGCAGAGGGAGGAAGATAAGAAGGAGGAAGACAAAAAGACAG AGGGTGGGAAAGACGAGACATCTAAGTCTAAGGACATCAAATCAGAGGATGCAGCAACTGCAGCATCGCCTGGAACACAAGATGCCAA GGGAGGTACTGAGGCCAGTCGGGATCCCGAGGTGAAGATGGACACTTCTGACAGCCTGGCACCCAGCTCGGACAGCAAGGACTCAG GTCCAGTGAATGGCTCCAGCACAGTCAGACCCGCCCTGGGGACTTCTACTGGATCTCCCCTGGTGGCTCCCCTGGACCCTCCCGCCTCCACCCAGCCTCAGGAAGAGAAGATGGAGCACTAA
- the LOC118403920 gene encoding histone deacetylase 1-like isoform X2, which translates to MAYTQPAGKRKICYYYDGDIGNYYYGQGHPMKPHRIRMTHNLLLNYGLYRKMEIYRPHKASFEEMTKYHSDDYIKFLRSIRPDNMSEYSKQMQRFNVGEDCPVFDGLYEFCQLSTGGSVAGAVKLNKQQADIAVNWAGGLHHAKKSEASGFCYVNDIVLAILELLKYHQRVLYVDIDIHHGDGVEEAFYTTDRVMTVSFHKYGEYFPGTGDLRDIGAGKGKYYAVNFPLREGIDDQAYETIFEPVMSKVMEMYQPSAIVLQCGADSLSGDRLGCFNLSLKGHGKCVEFMKKFNIPILMLGGGGYTIRNVARCWTFETSIALGCDVANELPYNDYFEYYGPDFKLHISPSNMTNQNTPEYLEKIKQRLFENLRMLPHAPGVQMQAIPEDAIDQESEDNEEEDPDKRVSIRAQDKRITCDEEFSDSEDEGEGGRRDHHSHKKRKRLQREEDKKEEDKKTEGGKDETSKSKDIKSEDAATAASPGTQDAKGGTEASRDPEVKMDTSDSLAPSSDSKDSGPVNGSSTVRPALGTSTGSPLVAPLDPPASTQPQEEKMEH; encoded by the exons ATGGCGTACACACAACCGGCTGGAAAGCGGAAAATCTGCTACTACTACGATG GTGACATTGGCAACTACTACTATGGCCAGGGTCACCCCATGAAGCCACATCGAATCCGCATGACCCACAACCTGTTACTCAACTATGGACTGTATCGAAAGATGGAAATCTAT CGGCCACACAAGGCTTCGTTTGAAGAGATGACTAAGTACCACAGCGATGACTACATCAAGTTCCTCCGTTCCATCCGGCCAGACAACATGTCTGAGTACAGCAAACAGATGCAGAGAT TCAATGTAGGAGAGGACTGCCCGGTGTTTGATGGGCTATATGAGTTCTGCCAACTGTCAACAGGAGGATCTGTTG CTGGTGCAGTGAAGTTGAACAAGCAGCAGGCTGATATAGCAGTCAACTGGGCTGGCGGTCTTCACCACGCCAAGAAGTCCGAGGCCTCTGGATTCTGCTATGTCAACGACATTGTTCTCGCCATCCTTGAACTGCTCAA GTACCACCAGCGTGTGTTGTATGTGGATATTGACATCCATCACGGGGACGGTGTGGAGGAGGCTTTCTACACGACAGACCGCGTCATGACTGTGTCCTTCCACAAGTACGGGGAGTACTTCCCAGGAACTGGTGACCTCAGG GACATTGGTGCTGGAAAGGGCAAGTACTATGCTGTCAACTTCCCCCTCCGGGAAGGCATCGATGACCAGGCATACGAAACAATCTTTGAACCA GTCATGTCCAAGGTGATGGAGATGTACCAGCCCAGTGCCATAGTACTGCAGTGTGGGGCAGACTCTCTGTCAGGGGACAGGCTGGGCTGCTTCAACCTCTCGCTCAAAG GTCACGGGAAATGCGTGGAGTTCATGAAAAAGTTCAACATTCCTATCCTGATGCTGGGAGGAGGCGGCTACACCATCCGTAACGTGGCGCGCTGCTGGACCTTCGAGACATCCATCGCTCTGGGGTGTGACGTTGCTAATG AGCTGCCCTACAACGACTATTTTGAATATTACGGCCCAGACTTCAAGCTGCACATCAGTCCATCAAACATGACCAACCAGAATACACCAGAGTACCTGGAGAAGATCAA ACAGCGACTGTTCGAGAACTTGAGAATGTTACCTCATGCACCTGGTGTTCAAATGCAAG CTATTCCAGAGGATGCCATAGACCAGGAGAGTGAAGACAATGAAGAAGAGGACCCAGACAAGCGTGTATCAA TTCGTGCCCAGGACAAGCGCATCACCTGCGATGAGGAGTTCTCTGACAGCGAGGATGAGGGTGAAGGCGGAAGACGTGACCACCACAGCCACAAGAAGCGGAAACGGTTGCAGAGGGAGGAAGATAAGAAGGAGGAAGACAAAAAGACAG AGGGTGGGAAAGACGAGACATCTAAGTCTAAGGACATCAAATCAGAGGATGCAGCAACTGCAGCATCGCCTGGAACACAAGATGCCAA GGGAGGTACTGAGGCCAGTCGGGATCCCGAGGTGAAGATGGACACTTCTGACAGCCTGGCACCCAGCTCGGACAGCAAGGACTCAG GTCCAGTGAATGGCTCCAGCACAGTCAGACCCGCCCTGGGGACTTCTACTGGATCTCCCCTGGTGGCTCCCCTGGACCCTCCCGCCTCCACCCAGCCTCAGGAAGAGAAGATGGAGCACTAA
- the LOC118403959 gene encoding UDP-glucose 4-epimerase-like: MPGKQVLVTGGAGYIGSHTVVEMVTAGFSPVVLDNLSNACPESLKRVEAITGTSIPFYSADLLDKPALQAIFDKHDIEAVVHFAGLKAVGESVAKPLSYYKVNVGGTTNLLEVMLEKGVYNFVFSSSATVYGEPQFLPITESHPAGACINPYGRTKYVIEEILKDLSIAEKNLRVVLLRYFNPIGAHKSGTIGEDPSGIPNNLLPYVSQVAVGRRSELSVYGSDYDTVDGTGVRDYVHVVDLALGHIAALKKLEDISGCKVYNLGTGTGYSVLQVVEAFEKASGKKVPYKIVDRRAGDSASVYADPSLAEKELGWKAERGLTEMCEDCWRWQSQNPQGFKKD, encoded by the exons atgcCCGGGAAGCAGGTGTTGGTGACAGGAGGTGCGGGGTACATCGGCAGCCACACGGTGGTGGAGATGGTCACTGCAGGGTTCTCACCTGTCGTGTTGGACAACCTGTCCAACGCATGTCCAG AGAGTTTGAAAAGGGTAGAAGCCATAACAGGGACAAGCATTCCATTCTACAGTGCAGACCTCCTGGACAAACCTGCTTTACAGGCCATCTTTGATAAG CATGACATTGAGGCTGTAGTGCACTTTGCAGGATTGAAGGCTGTGGGAGAATCTGTCGCTAAACCGCTCAGCTACTACAAGGTCAACGTTGGTGGAACCACTAACCTTTTAGAG GTGATGCTGGAGAAAGGGGTGTACAACTTCGTGTTTTCCAGCTCAGCTACAGTCTACGGAGAACCACAGTTCCTGCCCATCACAGAGAGTCACCCAGCTGGAGCATGCATCAACCCCTACGGGAGGACCAAGTATGTTATTGAGGAGATTCTGAAGGACTTGTCCATCGCTGAAAAG AACTTGAGGGTTGTCCTGCTGAGGTACTTTAACCCCATTGGAGCTCACAAGTCTGGTACTATCGGGGAGGATCCATCTGGCATTCCCAACAACCTGCTGCCATATGTATCACAG GTAGCAGTGGGGCGTCGATCTGAGTTGAGTGTTTATGGGTCTGACTATGACACGGTGGATGGCACAG GTGTGAGAGATTATGTCCATGTGGTGGACCTGGCACTGGGGCACATCGCTGCTCTTAAGAAACTTGAGGACATCTCGGGATGCAAG GTCTACAATCTGGGGACTGGCACAGGATACTCAGTGTTGCAGGTGGTGGAGGCATTTGAGAAAGCAAGCGGGAAAAAA GTTCCATACAAGATTGTAGACCGGCGTGCGGGAGACTCAGCCTCCGTGTACGCAGACCCCTCGCTGGCAGAGAAGGAGCTGGGCTGGAAGGCAGAGCGCGGTCTCACAGAAATGT GTGAAGACTGCTGGAGGTGGCAGTCCCAGAATCCTCAGGGCTTCAAGAAGGACTAG